In Trifolium pratense cultivar HEN17-A07 linkage group LG7, ARS_RC_1.1, whole genome shotgun sequence, a genomic segment contains:
- the LOC123897781 gene encoding cysteine-rich and transmembrane domain-containing protein B-like — protein MSSHFNNQQQAPVSYPPTGEAYSSAQYVSAPPPMGYPSKDGSEGYPQQRIQDQTTSRGDGFWKGCCAALCCCCALDICF, from the exons ATGAGTAGTCACTTTAACAATCAACAACAAGCCCCTG TATCATATCCACCAACAGGTGAAGCCTATTCTTCAGCTCAATATGTAAGTGCCCCACCACCTATGGGTTACCCTTCAAAAGATGGCTCTGAAGGGTACCCCCAACAAAGGATTCAAGACCAAACAACTAGTAGGGGTGATGGTTTCTGGAAAGGATGTTGTGCTGctctatgttgttgttgtgctcTTGATATCTGCTTTTAA
- the LOC123896404 gene encoding F-box/FBD/LRR-repeat protein At4g26340-like, which yields MAAESNSKRRRIVAEEDRISSLPDCVLSHILSFLPTKTSVATSILWNRWRHIWKHVSVLDFSDDFRDESLFEKARRNNKLFEHFQNFSVFVNRVFSLRMPYPIEKMSLSCVKSLYNIESCTSSIDTWVCSVIGPHLKEFSLEIDPIQKYQFEPPITLFTCTNLVSLSLIGETGMLSSIYIDPRFAEEICLPSLNYLKLHMNNVDIHTMNGFLVGCPILETLDTRLFGFNYNKLRVPSTLKRLKISSCSCLEMDLYSLGFDDLNTFSDVGNLQNVVKASLDVFRCSDGCYLADILVNFFDDLSGIKHLSLSISTIKLLLGDPVHLRFPEFRHLLHLELILPWFNQNSLLSLLHACPMLQVLIIQNDKKESTSPEWTAQSTVPNCILSHLTYIQFKGCEGFPDELLFAEYILQNGLVLNKMSIADISVDILKYYILRRLSNVPRASRLCQLTFD from the exons ATGGCGGCTGAGTCGAACTCCAAAAGACGACGAATAGTAGCAGAAGAAGACAGAATCAGCAGTCTACCAGACTGTGTGCTCAGCCATATCCTTTCTTTTCTCCCCACCAAAACCTCCGTTGCAACAAGCATTCTGTGGAACAGATGGCGCCACATTTGGAAGCATGTTTCCGTTCTTGATTTCTCCGACGACTTCAGGGACGAATCGTTATTCGAAAAGGCAAGGAGAAACAACAAACTATTCGAGCACTTCCAAAACTTTTCTGTTTTTGTAAACAGGGTGTTCTCTCTTCGTATGCCTTACCCAATTGAAAAGATGAGTCTCTCATGTGTTAAATCTCTTTACAACATCGAATCATGCACCAGTTCAATCGACACATGGGTTTGCTCTGTCATTGGACCACACCTCAAGGAATTCAGCCTCGAAATCGATCCCATTCAGAAATATCAATTTGAACCTCCAATCACCCTCTTCACTTGTACTAATCTCGTTTCCCTCAG TCTCATTGGGGAAACAGGAATGTTGTCGTCAATATATATTGACCCACGGTTTGCTGAGGAAATTTGTTTACCATCACTTAATTACTTGAAACTCCACATGAATAATGTGGATATTCATACAATGAATGGCTTCCTCGTTGGCTGTCCTATCCTAGAAACTCTAGATACTCGTCTTTTTGGTTTTAACTATAATAAACTCCGTGTGCCATCTACATTAAAGAGGTTGAAAATCAGCAGCTGTTCTTGTCTAGAAATGGATTTGTATTCGCTTGGTTTTGATGATCTTAACACATTCAGTGATGTTGGCAACTTGCAAAACGTGGTGAAAGCGTCTCTTGATGTTTTTCGTTGTTCTGATGGTTGTTATCTAGCTGACATATTAGTCAACTTCTTCGATGATCTCTCTGGAATAAAACATCTATCTTTGAGTATTTCAACAATAAAG TTGCTACTAGGTGACCCTGTTCATCTACGTTTCCCAGAATTCCGCCATTTACTTCACCTGGAGCTCATTCTTCCGTGGTTCAACCAAAACTCTCTATTGAGCCTACTTCATGCTTGTCCTATGCTTCAAGTTCTTATAATTCAAAACGATAAG AAAGAATCAACCTCACCAGAATGGACTGCACAATCAACTGTTCCAAATTGTATTTTATCACATCTGACCTATATCCAATTTAAAGGCTGTGAAGGATTTCCAGATGAGCTGTTATTTGCAGAGTATATTTTGCAGAATGGACTTGTTTTGAATAAAATGAGTATTGCTGATATTTCTGTAGACATTTTGAAGTACTACATCCTCAGAAGATTATCCAATGTTCCAAGGGCCTCTAGACTTTGTCAACTTACATTTGATTGA
- the LOC123896787 gene encoding eukaryotic translation initiation factor 2 subunit gamma-like, whose amino-acid sequence MATRRGLMEQDLSKLDVTKLHPLSPEVISRQATINIGTIGHVAHGKSTVVKAISGVQTVRFKNELERNITIKLGYANAKIYKCEDERCPRPMSYKAYGSGKEDNPMCDVPGFENSKMKLLRHVSFVDCPGHDILMATMLNGAAIMDGALLLIAANESCPQPQTSEHLAAVEIMRLQHIIILQNKVDLIQENVAINQHEAIQKFIQGTVADSAPVVPISAQLKYNIDVVCEYIVKKIPIPERNFISPPNMIVIRSFDVNKPGYEVDEIKGGVAGGSILRGVLRVNQFIEVRPGIVIKDESGNIRCTPIYSRIVSLFAEQNELQFAVPGGLIGVGTTMDPTLTRADRLVGQVLGEVGSLPDVFVELEVNFFLLRRLLGVRTKGSERQGKVSKLVKAEMLMLNIGSMSTGARVVAVKNDLAKLQLTSPVCTSKGEKIALSRRVEKHWRLIGWGQIQAGITLEVPPAPVFS is encoded by the exons ATGGCGACTCGTAGGGGGTTGATGGAACAAGACCTGAGTAAGTTGGATGTGACAAAATTGCATCCACTTTCTCCTGAAGTTATATCCCGTCAGGCTACTATTAATATTG GCACCATAGGTCATGTGGCACATGGAAAGTCAACAGTTGTGAAAGCAATATCAGGTGTTCAG ACTGTGCGTTTTAAAAATGAGTTGGAACGTAACATTACAATCAAGCTTGGTTATGCAAACgcaaaaatatacaagtgtgaAGATGAACGGTGTCCAAGGCCTATGTCTTACAA GGCTTATGGAAGTGGAAAGGAAGATAATCCTATGTGTGATGTACCAGGGTTTGAAAATTCCAAGATGAAATTGCTGAGACatgtttcttttgttgattGCCCA GGACATGATATTCTCATGGCTACTATGCTTAACGGAGCTGCAATTATGGACGGAGCTTTGCTACTCATTGCTGCTAATGAAAGCTGCCCGCAACCTCAAACCTCTGAGCATTTAGCTGCTGTGGAAATTATGCGTCTGCAGCACATCATAATCCTTCAGAACAAGGTAGATCTGATTCAAGAAAATGTGGCAATCAATCAGCACGAAGCAATTCAGAAGTTTATCCAA GGAACTGTTGCTGATAGTGCACCAGTAGTACCTATTTCAGCACAATTGAAGTATAATATTGATGTCGTGTGTGAGTACATCGTGAAAAAGATCCCAATCCCTGAACGGAACTTCATTTCTCCACCTAATATGATAGTAATTCGGTCGTTTGATGTCAATAAACCTGGTTATGAGGTTGATGAAATAAAAGGAGGTGTAGCTGGTGGAAGTATTCTGAGG GGTGTTTTAAGGGTCAACCAATTCATTGAAGTTCGACCTGGAATAGTTATTAAAGACGAGAGTGGAAATATCCGATGCACACCCATCTACTCCAGAATAGTTTCATTATTTGCTGAACAGAATGAGCTTCAATTTGCAGTTCCTGGAGGCTTAATTGGTGTTGGAACAACAATGGATCCCACTCTGACCCGTGCTGACAGGTTGGTAGGGCAAGTTCTCGGAGAGGTTGGATCACTGCCTGATGTTTTTGTGGAGCTTGAG GTAAACTTTTTCTTGCTTCGACGGCTTCTTGGTGTCCGGACAAAAGGTTCCGAGAGACAAGGAAAGGTCTCAAAGCTGGTGAAAGCAGAAATGCTAATGTTGAACATAGGTTCTATGTCAACAGGTGCCAGAGTGGTTGCTGTGAAGAATGATTTGGCAAAGTTGCAACTTACTTCCCCTGTGTGCACCAGCAAGGGTGAGAAGATTGCTCTAAGTAGACGTGTTGAGAAGCATTGGCGTCTTATCGGTTGGGGACAAATCCAAGCTGGAATCACCCTTGAAGTCCCTCCTGCCCCCGTTTTTAGTTGA
- the LOC123897782 gene encoding cysteine-rich and transmembrane domain-containing protein WIH1-like: MNHFNNQQQAPVSYPPASEAYSSAQYVSAPPPMGYPSKDGSEGYPQQRIQDQTTSRGDGFWKGCCAALCCCCAIDICF, from the exons ATGAATCACTTTAACAATCAACAACAAGCCCCTG TATCATATCCACCAGCAAGTGAGGCATATTCTTCAGCTCAATATGTAAGTGCCCCACCACCTATGGGTTACCCTTCTAAGGATGGTTCTGAAGGGTACCCTCAACAAAGGATTCAAGACCAAACAACTAGCAGGGGTGATGGTTTTTGGAAAGGATGTTGTGCTGctctatgttgttgttgtgctaTTGATATTTGCTTTTAA